One part of the Futiania mangrovi genome encodes these proteins:
- a CDS encoding efflux RND transporter periplasmic adaptor subunit — protein sequence MALKWRRLAIWGILVLALAGGLAFAFWPRPVPVDLARVEPGPMTVTIDEEGEARVRDVFVLSAPVGGRLRRIELDVGDAVVADETEVAQIEPADPGFLDVRSEGEADAALRAAQSALQLARAELDQAKAELDFSVAELERARELIRRETISQRALDEAERAFKTRKAAVATAEARLEMRRFEVEQARARLVSPVETQILHGRCVCIPIVAPVGGRILRVLRESAGVVQAGDPLVEIGDPRDLEIVADLLSSDAIRVEPGQKVVIDDWGGPRPLSGLVRRVEPYGFTKVSALGIEEQRVNVVVDLTDPPESWARLGHGYRVEIRVVLWQTERALTVPLTALFRDGERWAVFVAEDGVARLRHVEVGHRDGISAEVRDGLSEGEDVLVHPGDRVAPGTAVTARSVAGASSR from the coding sequence ATGGCGCTCAAATGGCGGCGGCTCGCGATCTGGGGGATCCTGGTCCTCGCGCTGGCGGGAGGCCTCGCGTTCGCGTTCTGGCCGCGTCCCGTGCCCGTGGACCTGGCCCGGGTTGAACCCGGCCCGATGACCGTCACGATCGACGAGGAGGGCGAGGCGCGCGTGCGCGACGTCTTCGTGCTCTCCGCCCCCGTCGGCGGGCGCCTGCGCCGGATCGAACTGGACGTGGGCGACGCGGTCGTTGCAGACGAGACGGAGGTGGCGCAGATCGAGCCTGCCGACCCCGGCTTCCTGGATGTGCGCTCCGAAGGCGAAGCGGATGCCGCGCTGCGGGCCGCTCAATCGGCGCTGCAACTCGCCCGCGCGGAACTGGACCAGGCAAAGGCGGAACTCGACTTCAGCGTGGCGGAGCTTGAGCGTGCGCGCGAACTGATCCGGCGCGAAACGATCTCCCAGCGCGCGCTGGACGAGGCGGAACGGGCCTTCAAGACGCGCAAGGCTGCCGTCGCGACGGCCGAGGCGCGGCTGGAGATGCGCCGGTTCGAGGTCGAGCAGGCACGCGCCCGCCTCGTCTCCCCGGTCGAGACGCAGATCCTGCACGGGCGATGCGTCTGCATTCCCATCGTCGCGCCGGTCGGGGGCCGGATCCTGCGGGTGTTGCGGGAAAGCGCGGGCGTGGTACAGGCCGGCGACCCGCTGGTGGAGATCGGCGATCCGCGCGACCTGGAGATCGTGGCGGACCTGTTGTCCTCCGATGCCATCCGGGTGGAGCCCGGCCAGAAGGTGGTGATCGACGACTGGGGAGGCCCGCGGCCGCTCTCGGGCTTGGTCCGGCGCGTGGAGCCCTATGGCTTCACCAAGGTCTCGGCCCTGGGCATCGAGGAGCAGCGCGTCAACGTGGTCGTCGACCTCACGGATCCGCCGGAGTCGTGGGCGCGCCTCGGGCATGGCTACCGCGTGGAAATCCGCGTTGTGCTGTGGCAGACCGAACGCGCGCTGACCGTGCCGCTGACCGCGCTCTTCCGCGACGGGGAGCGCTGGGCGGTCTTCGTGGCCGAGGACGGCGTCGCCCGCCTGCGCCATGTCGAGGTCGGACACCGCGACGGCATCTCCGCGGAAGTGCGCGACGGATTGTCGGAAGGCGAGGACGTTCTCGTCCATCCCGGCGACCGCGTGGCGCCCGGCACGGCGGTCACGGCGCGGAGCGTCGCCGGAGCAAGCTCCCGCTGA
- a CDS encoding ABC transporter permease yields MRALDRKLLRDLSRLRGQVLAVALVVASGVAVLVMSLTSIEALEETAEAYYEAFDFADVFAVLTRAPERIAVRAAEIDGVRTVETRIVETATLDVPGFGEPVVGQLVSLPERGAARLNRLAVRQGRLAEPGRSDEVVLAEPFAEAHGLRPGDTLAAILNGRKRTLRVVGTALSPEYVYALGPGQLMPDEKRFGVLWMGRGALEAAFDLDGAFNEISLALMPDARTPTVIAALDRLLEPYGGLGAYARAEQLSNWFLMNEIAQLRSMARILPTIFLVVAAFLTHMVLARLIATERAEIGLMKAFGYSNLEVGWHYAKLVILMTGIGILLGWAAGAWLGRYNTEVYAQFYRFPFLYFRPGPSGFAIAAVVSLGAALAGSLGAVSRAARLPPAEAMRPPAPPRYRKTRLHGPALERWIDQPTRIFLRQLARWPVRSALTVSGIGMSVAVLVTSMQWLDAIDRMVDITFHEQQRLDMTVGFAETKPRSAVWSFERLPGVLAAEPGRYVAVTFHAGPRTHRGGIQGIVEEPRLNLLYDVERGAVAPPPEGLLLSSTLARKLGVDAGDLVRVEVREGRRPVHDLPVTAIIETFIGTPAYMRIGALDRLMREGPRAEQVHLLVDPLYVSAIHAELKELPAVAGVTIRKAAVQTFHQTLGDTLLIYVSFFVVFACTLAFGVVYNSARISLSERGRELATLRVLGFTRGEIAYILLGEVAVLVFLALPAGCIAGYGLAALIVAGFETELFRVPLVVAPATYGWAVLIGLAATAASAYLVRWRLDRLDLISVLKTRE; encoded by the coding sequence ATGCGCGCGCTCGACCGCAAACTCCTGCGCGACCTGTCGCGCCTGCGCGGCCAGGTGCTGGCGGTCGCGCTGGTCGTAGCATCGGGCGTGGCCGTTCTCGTCATGTCGCTCACCTCCATCGAGGCGCTGGAGGAGACGGCGGAGGCCTACTACGAGGCCTTTGACTTCGCTGACGTCTTCGCCGTCTTGACGCGTGCGCCCGAACGTATCGCCGTCCGGGCGGCCGAGATCGACGGGGTGCGCACGGTCGAGACGCGCATCGTCGAGACTGCCACCCTCGACGTACCGGGCTTCGGCGAGCCGGTTGTGGGCCAGCTCGTCTCCCTGCCGGAGCGGGGGGCAGCACGCCTCAACCGGCTGGCCGTCCGGCAAGGGCGCCTCGCCGAGCCCGGCCGCTCCGACGAGGTCGTGCTGGCCGAACCCTTCGCGGAGGCGCACGGCCTGAGGCCCGGCGACACGCTCGCGGCGATCCTCAACGGGCGCAAGCGCACCTTGCGCGTCGTCGGCACCGCCCTGTCGCCGGAGTACGTCTATGCGCTGGGGCCCGGACAGCTGATGCCGGACGAGAAGCGCTTCGGCGTGCTCTGGATGGGGCGCGGCGCGCTGGAGGCGGCCTTCGATCTCGACGGCGCCTTCAACGAGATTTCGCTGGCTCTCATGCCCGATGCACGCACACCGACGGTCATCGCCGCGCTCGACCGCCTCCTGGAACCCTACGGCGGTCTCGGCGCCTACGCGCGTGCCGAACAGCTGTCCAACTGGTTCCTGATGAACGAAATCGCCCAGTTGCGCTCTATGGCGCGCATCCTGCCGACGATCTTCCTGGTGGTTGCAGCTTTCCTGACCCACATGGTTCTGGCCCGTCTGATCGCGACGGAGCGGGCCGAGATCGGCCTGATGAAGGCGTTCGGCTACAGCAATCTCGAGGTCGGCTGGCACTACGCCAAACTCGTGATCCTGATGACCGGCATCGGCATCCTGCTCGGCTGGGCGGCGGGTGCCTGGCTCGGCCGCTACAATACCGAGGTCTATGCCCAGTTCTATCGCTTTCCCTTCCTCTATTTCCGCCCCGGACCGTCCGGGTTCGCCATTGCCGCGGTCGTCAGCCTGGGAGCGGCGCTGGCGGGAAGCCTAGGTGCCGTGAGCAGGGCCGCCCGGCTGCCGCCAGCCGAGGCGATGCGCCCCCCTGCCCCGCCGCGCTACCGCAAGACGCGCCTGCACGGACCCGCGCTCGAACGCTGGATCGACCAGCCGACGCGGATCTTCCTGCGCCAGCTCGCGCGCTGGCCGGTGCGCTCGGCGCTCACCGTATCCGGGATCGGCATGTCGGTCGCGGTGCTCGTGACCTCCATGCAATGGCTCGACGCCATCGACCGGATGGTGGACATCACCTTCCACGAGCAGCAGCGCCTAGACATGACGGTGGGTTTCGCCGAGACCAAGCCGCGCTCTGCCGTGTGGTCGTTCGAACGGCTGCCGGGCGTCCTGGCGGCGGAGCCCGGCCGCTACGTCGCCGTCACCTTCCATGCGGGTCCGCGCACCCATCGGGGCGGGATCCAGGGCATCGTGGAGGAGCCGCGCCTCAACCTGCTGTACGATGTGGAACGCGGGGCGGTTGCGCCGCCGCCGGAGGGGTTGCTGCTCTCATCCACACTGGCGCGCAAGCTCGGCGTGGACGCGGGCGACCTGGTCCGCGTGGAGGTGCGCGAGGGCCGCCGCCCGGTACACGACCTTCCCGTGACCGCGATCATCGAAACATTCATCGGGACGCCTGCCTACATGCGGATCGGCGCGTTGGACCGGCTGATGCGTGAAGGTCCGCGCGCCGAGCAGGTGCACCTGCTGGTCGATCCCCTGTACGTGTCCGCGATCCATGCGGAACTGAAGGAACTGCCCGCGGTAGCCGGCGTGACGATCCGCAAGGCCGCCGTGCAGACCTTTCACCAGACGCTGGGCGACACGCTGCTTATCTACGTCTCCTTCTTCGTCGTCTTCGCCTGCACGCTGGCGTTCGGGGTCGTCTACAACAGTGCGCGCATCTCGCTGTCGGAGCGGGGCCGCGAGCTTGCAACGCTGCGCGTGCTCGGCTTCACGCGCGGGGAGATCGCCTATATCCTCCTGGGCGAAGTGGCGGTGCTCGTGTTTCTGGCGCTGCCGGCGGGCTGCATCGCGGGCTATGGCCTGGCCGCACTCATCGTCGCAGGCTTCGAGACCGAACTGTTCCGCGTGCCCCTCGTCGTGGCGCCCGCGACCTATGGCTGGGCGGTCCTCATCGGTCTGGCCGCCACGGCGGCGTCCGCGTACCTTGTGCGCTGGCGTCTGGACCGGCTCGACCTGATTTCCGTCCTCAAGACCCGGGAGTAG
- a CDS encoding ABC transporter ATP-binding protein has product MTIADTEEKRTVLQAKGLTKVYRTGEVEVHALRGIDLDLAEGELAVLLGPSGSGKSTLLNILGGLDTPTEGRLFFRGEELEGHDDRALTAYRRDHVGFVFQFYNLIPSLTARENVALVTEIARAPMDPAEALGLVGLEERLDHFPAQLSGGEQQRVAIARAIAKQPDVLLCDEPTGALDSETGILVLEAIESVNRRLGTTTALITHNRSIGGMADRVVSFADGRIVETWHNAQRQPARALSW; this is encoded by the coding sequence ATGACCATTGCAGACACCGAGGAAAAGCGGACCGTCCTGCAGGCAAAGGGCCTCACCAAGGTCTACAGGACCGGGGAGGTCGAGGTTCATGCGTTACGTGGCATCGACCTCGACCTCGCGGAAGGTGAACTTGCGGTCCTGCTCGGGCCGTCGGGCAGCGGCAAGTCGACCTTGCTGAACATCCTGGGCGGGCTCGATACGCCGACCGAGGGCCGCCTGTTCTTCCGCGGCGAGGAGCTTGAGGGACACGACGACCGGGCGCTGACCGCCTACCGGCGCGACCATGTCGGCTTCGTCTTCCAGTTCTACAACCTGATCCCCAGCCTGACGGCGCGGGAGAACGTGGCTCTCGTCACCGAGATCGCGCGCGCCCCCATGGATCCGGCCGAGGCGCTAGGGCTTGTCGGCCTGGAGGAGCGGCTCGACCATTTCCCCGCGCAACTCTCGGGCGGCGAGCAGCAGCGCGTTGCCATCGCCCGCGCCATCGCCAAGCAGCCGGACGTGCTCCTGTGCGACGAGCCGACGGGCGCGCTCGACAGCGAGACGGGCATCCTCGTGCTGGAGGCGATCGAGAGTGTGAACCGGCGGCTCGGCACCACGACGGCACTGATCACGCACAACAGGTCCATCGGCGGCATGGCAGACCGGGTCGTGAGCTTCGCGGACGGACGCATCGTCGAGACCTGGCACAACGCGCAGCGCCAGCCCGCCCGCGCGCTGTCCTGGTAG